The following coding sequences lie in one Capsicum annuum cultivar UCD-10X-F1 chromosome 5, UCD10Xv1.1, whole genome shotgun sequence genomic window:
- the LOC107870419 gene encoding katanin p80 WD40 repeat-containing subunit B1 homolog KTN80.4 isoform X3 → MTTTKRAYKLQEFVAHSLSVNCLKIGRKSSRVLVTGGEDHKVNLWSIGKPDAILSLSGHSSGIDSVSFDSLEVLAAAGAANGTIKLWDLEEAKIVRTLTGHRSNCISLDFHPFGEFFASGSLDTNLKIWDIRRKGCIHTYKGHTRGVSTIRFTPDGRWVVSGGEDSSVKIWDLTAGKLLHDFKCHEGKIQCIDFHPHEFLLATGSADKTVKFWDLESFELIGSAGPETTGVRCMAFNTDGRTLLCGLHETLKVFSWEPIRYHDTVDVGWSTLSDLSIHEGKLLGCSYNQSCVGVWVVDISCLEPYTVDSTTRVTGHSAVKSNLRVNLSTPAEDATDASCGRQLISQNSDLVKESKSFRRLSLSHNMVLQRDSASLTTITDAPVTAQKVNLSTGPKAPPISSRAVPNTTGVKRNSAKIQSTENASIVNKSEIIPVLVPRNNERMELASECRAGGVAGREMPQRLQPKVSDWKSTSPDGDLGRPTAAVQSEVEVPKATESSSPAERNIFPSVKCSIFGTATTDRNVNDNKNLLSTKLDINTAPGSLSRHQIENYEARGNILNRKPYSMQGQQRGRMRSTVANWEKRDKIPSYEGLAPCIVGAVPAPDVVPADMREGPLSAVSEAVSADDEDIIADLMEQHNEFVGSMQSRLAKLQVVYQYWRRLDIKGALSAMEKMADHAVLSDLVSFLAEKNDIITLEICTCLLPLLTGLLESKLDRHQDISLNMLLKLVKVFGSLIYTSLSTPTSVGVDLEAEKRMERYNLCFIELEKVKSCLPALSRRGGSIAKSALELNLAFQEVS, encoded by the exons ATGACAACTACCAAACGTGCTTATAAGCTAC AGGAATTTGTAGCACATTCTTTAAGCGTGAACTGCTTAAAGATTGGGAGAAAGTCATCCAGGGTTCTTGTAACCGGGGGAGAAGATCACAAGGTTAACCTCTGGTCCATTGGCAAGCCCGATGCTATATTG AGCTTGTCAGGTCATTCAAGCGGAATAGATTCAGTTAGCTTTGATTCTTTAGAAGTTCTGGCAGCTGCAGGTGCAGCAAATGGTACTATCAAGCTTTGGGATTTAGAGGAGGCCAAGA TTGTTCGGACTCTTACTGGACATAGATCCAATTGTATATCATTGGACTTCCATCCCTTTGGTGAGTTCTTTGCATCTGGGTCTCTGGACACAAATCTAAAGATATGGGATATTAGACGCAAAGGGTGTATTCACACATACAAAGGTCACACTCGAGGTGTTAGTACCATCAGGTTCACGCCAGATGGCCGCTGGGTTGTATCTGGTGGAGAAGACAGTAGTGTAAAG ATATGGGATTTGACTGCAGGAAAGCTTTTACACGATTTCAAATGTCATGAAGGAAAAATTCAGTGCATAGACTTTCATCCTCATGAGTTCTTACTGGCAACAG GTTCTGCTGACAAGACAGTAAAATTTTGGGACCTTGAATCTTTTGAACTCATAGGTTCTGCTGGACCTGAG ACAACAGGAGTGCGTTGCATGGCCTTTAATACTGATGGAAGAACCCTTCTTTGTGGTTTACATGAGACTTTGAAG GTTTTCTCGTGGGAACCAATTAGGTATCATGATACAGTAGATGTTGGATGGTCTACATTGTCTGATCTTAGTATTCATGAAGGAAAACTTCTTGGATGTTCTTATAATCAAAGTTGTGTTGGAGTGTGGGTTGTCGATATTTCG TGTCTTGAACCATACACAGTGGATAGTACTACACGAGTAACTGGTCACTCAGCAGTGAAATCCAATTTAAGAGTGAATCTATCCACTCCGGCTGAGGATGCTACAGATGCAAGTTGTGGAAGACAATTAATTTCACAAAACTCTGATCTTGTGAAAGAGTCCAAGTCTTTCAGAAGACTTTCTTTGTCACACAACATGGTTCTTCAGAGGGATTCTGCTAGTCTTACTA CTATCACAGATGCTCCTGTCACCGCACAAAAAGTAAATCTTAGTACTGGTCCAAAGGCACCTCCAATCAGCTCACGAGCAGTTCCTAATACAACTGGCGTAAAGAGGAATTCAGCAAAAATTCAGTCAACAGAAAATGCTTCTATTGTCAATAAGTCAGAGATAATACCTGTTCTTGTCCCTAGAAATAATGAAAGAATGGAGCTGGCATCCGAATGCAGGGCAGGAGGAGTTGCAGGAAGGGAAATGCCACAAAGATTGCAGCCGAAAGTATCTGATTGGAAGTCTACTTCTCCCGATGGAGACCTTGGGAGGCCAACTGCTGCAGTGCAGTCTGAAGTTGAAGTACCTAAGGCTACTGAAAGTAGTAGTCCTGCAGAGAGGAACATCTTTCCTTCTGTTAAATGCTCAATATTTGGAACTGCGACAACTGATAGAAATGTGAATGATAACAAGAATTTACTTTCCACAAAACTTGATATAAATACAGCGCCTGGGTCACTTTCCAGACACCAAATTGAAAATT ATGAAGCCCGTGGAAATATTCTTAATAGGAAACCTTATTCCATGCAAGGTCAACAAAGAG GTAGGATGCGATCTACTGTTGCAAACTGGGAAAAGAGAGATAAAATTCCTAGTTATGAGGGTCTTGCTCCCTGCATTGTTGGGGCCGTACCTGCTCCTGATGTGGTTCCCGCCGATATG AGAGAAGGCCCCTTATCAGCAGTAAGTGAGGCAGTATCTGCTGACGATGAGGATATCATTGCTGACTTGATGGAACAGCACAACGAATTTGTTGGCTCGATGCAATCTCGTTTGGCTAAATTACAG GTTGTCTATCAGTATTGGCGTAGACTTGATATTAAAGGGGCACTCAGTGCCATGGAGAAGATGGCAGATCATGCC GTGCTTTCTGATTTAGTGAGCTTCTTGGCAGAGAAAAATGACATTATCACATTAGAAATTTGCACATGCCTTCTACCACTTCTCACTGGGCTGCTTGAGAGCAAGTTGGATAG ACATCAAGATATTTCATTGAATATGTTACTCAAGCTTGTTAAAGTATTCGGTTCACTGATTTATACTTCGTTATCTACTCCAACATCAGTTGGTGTTGATCTGGAGGCAGAGAAAAG GATGGAGCGCTACAATCTCTGCTTTATTGAGCTTGAAAAAGTCAAGAGTTGCTTGCCTGCTCTTTCGAG AAGAGGAGGATCAATTGCCAAATCTGCTCTAGAGCTGAATCTAGCCTTTCAAGAAGTTTCATGA
- the LOC107870419 gene encoding katanin p80 WD40 repeat-containing subunit B1 homolog KTN80.4 isoform X1, with amino-acid sequence MTTTKRAYKLQEFVAHSLSVNCLKIGRKSSRVLVTGGEDHKVNLWSIGKPDAILSLSGHSSGIDSVSFDSLEVLAAAGAANGTIKLWDLEEAKIVRTLTGHRSNCISLDFHPFGEFFASGSLDTNLKIWDIRRKGCIHTYKGHTRGVSTIRFTPDGRWVVSGGEDSSVKIWDLTAGKLLHDFKCHEGKIQCIDFHPHEFLLATGSADKTVKFWDLESFELIGSAGPETTGVRCMAFNTDGRTLLCGLHETLKVFSWEPIRYHDTVDVGWSTLSDLSIHEGKLLGCSYNQSCVGVWVVDISCLEPYTVDSTTRVTGHSAVKSNLRVNLSTPAEDATDASCGRQLISQNSDLVKESKSFRRLSLSHNMVLQRDSASLTTITDAPVTAQKVNLSTGPKAPPISSRAVPNTTGVKRNSAKIQSTENASIVNKSEIIPVLVPRNNERMELASECRAGGVAGREMPQRLQPKVSDWKSTSPDGDLGRPTAAVQSEVEVPKATESSSPAERNIFPSVKCSIFGTATTDRNVNDNKNLLSTKLDINTAPGSLSRHQIENYEARGNILNRKPYSMQGQQRGRMRSTVANWEKRDKIPSYEGLAPCIVGAVPAPDVVPADMNLIHRNSKIVHEKREGPLSAVSEAVSADDEDIIADLMEQHNEFVGSMQSRLAKLQVVYQYWRRLDIKGALSAMEKMADHAVLSDLVSFLAEKNDIITLEICTCLLPLLTGLLESKLDRHQDISLNMLLKLVKVFGSLIYTSLSTPTSVGVDLEAEKRMERYNLCFIELEKVKSCLPALSRRGGSIAKSALELNLAFQEVS; translated from the exons ATGACAACTACCAAACGTGCTTATAAGCTAC AGGAATTTGTAGCACATTCTTTAAGCGTGAACTGCTTAAAGATTGGGAGAAAGTCATCCAGGGTTCTTGTAACCGGGGGAGAAGATCACAAGGTTAACCTCTGGTCCATTGGCAAGCCCGATGCTATATTG AGCTTGTCAGGTCATTCAAGCGGAATAGATTCAGTTAGCTTTGATTCTTTAGAAGTTCTGGCAGCTGCAGGTGCAGCAAATGGTACTATCAAGCTTTGGGATTTAGAGGAGGCCAAGA TTGTTCGGACTCTTACTGGACATAGATCCAATTGTATATCATTGGACTTCCATCCCTTTGGTGAGTTCTTTGCATCTGGGTCTCTGGACACAAATCTAAAGATATGGGATATTAGACGCAAAGGGTGTATTCACACATACAAAGGTCACACTCGAGGTGTTAGTACCATCAGGTTCACGCCAGATGGCCGCTGGGTTGTATCTGGTGGAGAAGACAGTAGTGTAAAG ATATGGGATTTGACTGCAGGAAAGCTTTTACACGATTTCAAATGTCATGAAGGAAAAATTCAGTGCATAGACTTTCATCCTCATGAGTTCTTACTGGCAACAG GTTCTGCTGACAAGACAGTAAAATTTTGGGACCTTGAATCTTTTGAACTCATAGGTTCTGCTGGACCTGAG ACAACAGGAGTGCGTTGCATGGCCTTTAATACTGATGGAAGAACCCTTCTTTGTGGTTTACATGAGACTTTGAAG GTTTTCTCGTGGGAACCAATTAGGTATCATGATACAGTAGATGTTGGATGGTCTACATTGTCTGATCTTAGTATTCATGAAGGAAAACTTCTTGGATGTTCTTATAATCAAAGTTGTGTTGGAGTGTGGGTTGTCGATATTTCG TGTCTTGAACCATACACAGTGGATAGTACTACACGAGTAACTGGTCACTCAGCAGTGAAATCCAATTTAAGAGTGAATCTATCCACTCCGGCTGAGGATGCTACAGATGCAAGTTGTGGAAGACAATTAATTTCACAAAACTCTGATCTTGTGAAAGAGTCCAAGTCTTTCAGAAGACTTTCTTTGTCACACAACATGGTTCTTCAGAGGGATTCTGCTAGTCTTACTA CTATCACAGATGCTCCTGTCACCGCACAAAAAGTAAATCTTAGTACTGGTCCAAAGGCACCTCCAATCAGCTCACGAGCAGTTCCTAATACAACTGGCGTAAAGAGGAATTCAGCAAAAATTCAGTCAACAGAAAATGCTTCTATTGTCAATAAGTCAGAGATAATACCTGTTCTTGTCCCTAGAAATAATGAAAGAATGGAGCTGGCATCCGAATGCAGGGCAGGAGGAGTTGCAGGAAGGGAAATGCCACAAAGATTGCAGCCGAAAGTATCTGATTGGAAGTCTACTTCTCCCGATGGAGACCTTGGGAGGCCAACTGCTGCAGTGCAGTCTGAAGTTGAAGTACCTAAGGCTACTGAAAGTAGTAGTCCTGCAGAGAGGAACATCTTTCCTTCTGTTAAATGCTCAATATTTGGAACTGCGACAACTGATAGAAATGTGAATGATAACAAGAATTTACTTTCCACAAAACTTGATATAAATACAGCGCCTGGGTCACTTTCCAGACACCAAATTGAAAATT ATGAAGCCCGTGGAAATATTCTTAATAGGAAACCTTATTCCATGCAAGGTCAACAAAGAG GTAGGATGCGATCTACTGTTGCAAACTGGGAAAAGAGAGATAAAATTCCTAGTTATGAGGGTCTTGCTCCCTGCATTGTTGGGGCCGTACCTGCTCCTGATGTGGTTCCCGCCGATATG AATTTAATTCATCGTAATTCAAAAATTGTACATGAAAAGAGAGAAGGCCCCTTATCAGCAGTAAGTGAGGCAGTATCTGCTGACGATGAGGATATCATTGCTGACTTGATGGAACAGCACAACGAATTTGTTGGCTCGATGCAATCTCGTTTGGCTAAATTACAG GTTGTCTATCAGTATTGGCGTAGACTTGATATTAAAGGGGCACTCAGTGCCATGGAGAAGATGGCAGATCATGCC GTGCTTTCTGATTTAGTGAGCTTCTTGGCAGAGAAAAATGACATTATCACATTAGAAATTTGCACATGCCTTCTACCACTTCTCACTGGGCTGCTTGAGAGCAAGTTGGATAG ACATCAAGATATTTCATTGAATATGTTACTCAAGCTTGTTAAAGTATTCGGTTCACTGATTTATACTTCGTTATCTACTCCAACATCAGTTGGTGTTGATCTGGAGGCAGAGAAAAG GATGGAGCGCTACAATCTCTGCTTTATTGAGCTTGAAAAAGTCAAGAGTTGCTTGCCTGCTCTTTCGAG AAGAGGAGGATCAATTGCCAAATCTGCTCTAGAGCTGAATCTAGCCTTTCAAGAAGTTTCATGA
- the LOC107870419 gene encoding katanin p80 WD40 repeat-containing subunit B1 homolog KTN80.4 isoform X2, whose product MTTTKRAYKLQEFVAHSLSVNCLKIGRKSSRVLVTGGEDHKVNLWSIGKPDAILSLSGHSSGIDSVSFDSLEVLAAAGAANGTIKLWDLEEAKIVRTLTGHRSNCISLDFHPFGEFFASGSLDTNLKIWDIRRKGCIHTYKGHTRGVSTIRFTPDGRWVVSGGEDSSVKIWDLTAGKLLHDFKCHEGKIQCIDFHPHEFLLATGSADKTVKFWDLESFELIGSAGPETTGVRCMAFNTDGRTLLCGLHETLKVFSWEPIRYHDTVDVGWSTLSDLSIHEGKLLGCSYNQSCVGVWVVDISCLEPYTVDSTTRVTGHSAVKSNLRVNLSTPAEDATDASCGRQLISQNSDLVKESKSFRRLSLSHNMVLQRDSASLTTITDAPVTAQKVNLSTGPKAPPISSRAVPNTTGVKRNSAKIQSTENASIVNKSEIIPVLVPRNNERMELASECRAGGVAGREMPQRLQPKVSDWKSTSPDGDLGRPTAAVQSEVEVPKATESSSPAERNIFPSVKCSIFGTATTDRNVNDNKNLLSTKLDINTAPGSLSRHQIENYEARGNILNRKPYSMQGQQRGRMRSTVANWEKRDKIPSYEGLAPCIVGAVPAPDVVPADMNLIHRNSKIVHEKREGPLSAVSEAVSADDEDIIADLMEQHNEFVGSMQSRLAKLQVVYQYWRRLDIKGALSAMEKMADHAVLSDLVSFLAEKNDIITLEICTCLLPLLTGLLESKLDRHQDISLNMLLKLVKVFGSLIYTSLSTPTSVGVDLEAEKRMERYNLCFIELEKVKSCLPALSRGGSIAKSALELNLAFQEVS is encoded by the exons ATGACAACTACCAAACGTGCTTATAAGCTAC AGGAATTTGTAGCACATTCTTTAAGCGTGAACTGCTTAAAGATTGGGAGAAAGTCATCCAGGGTTCTTGTAACCGGGGGAGAAGATCACAAGGTTAACCTCTGGTCCATTGGCAAGCCCGATGCTATATTG AGCTTGTCAGGTCATTCAAGCGGAATAGATTCAGTTAGCTTTGATTCTTTAGAAGTTCTGGCAGCTGCAGGTGCAGCAAATGGTACTATCAAGCTTTGGGATTTAGAGGAGGCCAAGA TTGTTCGGACTCTTACTGGACATAGATCCAATTGTATATCATTGGACTTCCATCCCTTTGGTGAGTTCTTTGCATCTGGGTCTCTGGACACAAATCTAAAGATATGGGATATTAGACGCAAAGGGTGTATTCACACATACAAAGGTCACACTCGAGGTGTTAGTACCATCAGGTTCACGCCAGATGGCCGCTGGGTTGTATCTGGTGGAGAAGACAGTAGTGTAAAG ATATGGGATTTGACTGCAGGAAAGCTTTTACACGATTTCAAATGTCATGAAGGAAAAATTCAGTGCATAGACTTTCATCCTCATGAGTTCTTACTGGCAACAG GTTCTGCTGACAAGACAGTAAAATTTTGGGACCTTGAATCTTTTGAACTCATAGGTTCTGCTGGACCTGAG ACAACAGGAGTGCGTTGCATGGCCTTTAATACTGATGGAAGAACCCTTCTTTGTGGTTTACATGAGACTTTGAAG GTTTTCTCGTGGGAACCAATTAGGTATCATGATACAGTAGATGTTGGATGGTCTACATTGTCTGATCTTAGTATTCATGAAGGAAAACTTCTTGGATGTTCTTATAATCAAAGTTGTGTTGGAGTGTGGGTTGTCGATATTTCG TGTCTTGAACCATACACAGTGGATAGTACTACACGAGTAACTGGTCACTCAGCAGTGAAATCCAATTTAAGAGTGAATCTATCCACTCCGGCTGAGGATGCTACAGATGCAAGTTGTGGAAGACAATTAATTTCACAAAACTCTGATCTTGTGAAAGAGTCCAAGTCTTTCAGAAGACTTTCTTTGTCACACAACATGGTTCTTCAGAGGGATTCTGCTAGTCTTACTA CTATCACAGATGCTCCTGTCACCGCACAAAAAGTAAATCTTAGTACTGGTCCAAAGGCACCTCCAATCAGCTCACGAGCAGTTCCTAATACAACTGGCGTAAAGAGGAATTCAGCAAAAATTCAGTCAACAGAAAATGCTTCTATTGTCAATAAGTCAGAGATAATACCTGTTCTTGTCCCTAGAAATAATGAAAGAATGGAGCTGGCATCCGAATGCAGGGCAGGAGGAGTTGCAGGAAGGGAAATGCCACAAAGATTGCAGCCGAAAGTATCTGATTGGAAGTCTACTTCTCCCGATGGAGACCTTGGGAGGCCAACTGCTGCAGTGCAGTCTGAAGTTGAAGTACCTAAGGCTACTGAAAGTAGTAGTCCTGCAGAGAGGAACATCTTTCCTTCTGTTAAATGCTCAATATTTGGAACTGCGACAACTGATAGAAATGTGAATGATAACAAGAATTTACTTTCCACAAAACTTGATATAAATACAGCGCCTGGGTCACTTTCCAGACACCAAATTGAAAATT ATGAAGCCCGTGGAAATATTCTTAATAGGAAACCTTATTCCATGCAAGGTCAACAAAGAG GTAGGATGCGATCTACTGTTGCAAACTGGGAAAAGAGAGATAAAATTCCTAGTTATGAGGGTCTTGCTCCCTGCATTGTTGGGGCCGTACCTGCTCCTGATGTGGTTCCCGCCGATATG AATTTAATTCATCGTAATTCAAAAATTGTACATGAAAAGAGAGAAGGCCCCTTATCAGCAGTAAGTGAGGCAGTATCTGCTGACGATGAGGATATCATTGCTGACTTGATGGAACAGCACAACGAATTTGTTGGCTCGATGCAATCTCGTTTGGCTAAATTACAG GTTGTCTATCAGTATTGGCGTAGACTTGATATTAAAGGGGCACTCAGTGCCATGGAGAAGATGGCAGATCATGCC GTGCTTTCTGATTTAGTGAGCTTCTTGGCAGAGAAAAATGACATTATCACATTAGAAATTTGCACATGCCTTCTACCACTTCTCACTGGGCTGCTTGAGAGCAAGTTGGATAG ACATCAAGATATTTCATTGAATATGTTACTCAAGCTTGTTAAAGTATTCGGTTCACTGATTTATACTTCGTTATCTACTCCAACATCAGTTGGTGTTGATCTGGAGGCAGAGAAAAG GATGGAGCGCTACAATCTCTGCTTTATTGAGCTTGAAAAAGTCAAGAGTTGCTTGCCTGCTCTTTCGAG AGGAGGATCAATTGCCAAATCTGCTCTAGAGCTGAATCTAGCCTTTCAAGAAGTTTCATGA